Proteins from one Terriglobales bacterium genomic window:
- a CDS encoding NAD-dependent malic enzyme, translating to MVTAISTRSTVSDMPRGMDLLNRQGLNKGTAFTEEERAEFGLHGLLPPHVETLDEQVVRAYEAFQKKDDDLERHIYLRALQDTNEVLFYRLLLDHIEEMMPLVYTPTVALACEQFSHIYRRPRGLFVSYPLRNSIPQLLRHRPNKEVDVIVVTDGERILGIGDQGAGGLGIPIGKLSLYTLIGGIRPERTLPIVLDVGTNNAERCKDPEYLGWRHERITGEAYYDFIDQFVQAVKQEFPNTCLQWEDFATPHARPILNRYRDQLLTFNDDIQGTSAVTLGAVLGAVKANGKSLKDQQIVMLGAGSAGIGVADGLREAMKGEGVSEQEARAHFWVIDRDGLMHSGRKDLTGEQAVYAQPESRIAAWPRTSNGHIGLADVIGQINATVLIGLSTVGGAFSEPVVREMARKTERPIIFPLSNPTSRSEAKAEDLIHWTEGRALVASGSPFAPVSYKGRKIPIAQCNNVYIFPAMGLAVTASGARRVTEPMMLAAARALGANSPALRDPAASLLPPLPDIRRVAAEIAFAVAIEAQKNGVAPKMSADELRRRVEKTQWSPAYPIYFE from the coding sequence ATGGTTACAGCGATATCAACTAGGTCCACAGTTTCGGATATGCCTCGCGGCATGGATCTCCTCAATCGGCAAGGTCTGAACAAGGGCACCGCTTTCACTGAGGAGGAGCGGGCAGAATTTGGCCTGCACGGGCTTCTTCCGCCACATGTGGAAACACTTGACGAGCAAGTGGTGCGCGCGTACGAGGCATTCCAGAAAAAAGATGACGACCTAGAGCGACATATCTATCTGCGCGCTCTACAGGACACGAATGAGGTCCTCTTTTACCGACTTCTTCTTGACCACATTGAAGAGATGATGCCCCTCGTTTACACGCCAACGGTGGCGCTGGCATGTGAACAATTCAGCCACATCTATCGCAGACCTCGTGGACTGTTCGTCTCTTATCCACTCCGCAATTCAATTCCACAGTTGTTGCGGCATCGGCCCAATAAGGAAGTCGACGTGATCGTCGTCACGGACGGCGAGCGCATTCTCGGAATCGGCGATCAAGGCGCGGGCGGGCTCGGAATCCCTATCGGCAAGCTTTCCCTGTACACGCTCATTGGAGGTATTCGTCCGGAGCGAACGCTGCCGATCGTATTGGATGTGGGAACGAACAACGCGGAGCGATGCAAGGATCCTGAGTACCTGGGCTGGCGTCATGAGCGGATTACCGGCGAAGCTTACTACGACTTCATAGATCAATTCGTTCAGGCGGTGAAGCAGGAGTTTCCAAACACATGCCTGCAATGGGAGGACTTCGCGACTCCGCATGCCCGGCCCATTCTGAATCGCTATCGCGATCAATTGTTGACCTTCAACGACGACATCCAAGGTACGTCGGCAGTAACGCTCGGTGCGGTTTTGGGCGCAGTCAAAGCGAACGGTAAGAGTTTGAAGGACCAACAGATCGTGATGCTCGGCGCAGGTTCAGCGGGTATCGGTGTTGCCGATGGCTTGCGCGAGGCTATGAAGGGAGAAGGAGTCTCTGAGCAGGAGGCACGTGCCCACTTCTGGGTCATTGATAGGGACGGCCTCATGCATTCAGGGCGCAAAGACTTGACCGGTGAACAAGCTGTTTATGCCCAGCCCGAGAGTCGCATTGCCGCGTGGCCTCGAACTTCCAACGGCCATATTGGGCTAGCCGATGTAATTGGACAAATCAACGCAACAGTCCTTATCGGTCTCTCAACTGTTGGCGGCGCTTTTTCGGAACCAGTTGTTCGCGAGATGGCGCGCAAGACGGAGCGTCCAATCATCTTCCCACTGTCGAATCCGACCTCTAGATCGGAAGCGAAAGCTGAGGATCTGATTCACTGGACCGAGGGGCGTGCGCTTGTAGCATCAGGCTCTCCTTTTGCCCCTGTGAGTTATAAAGGCCGCAAGATTCCGATCGCTCAATGCAATAACGTTTACATTTTTCCCGCGATGGGACTTGCAGTGACTGCGTCTGGTGCGCGCCGCGTTACAGAGCCAATGATGCTGGCGGCAGCTCGGGCACTCGGCGCGAATTCGCCTGCGCTCAGAGATCCCGCTGCCTCCTTACTTCCTCCATTGCCGGACATCAGGCGAGTAGCAGCCGAAATTGCATTCGCGGTCGCTATCGAGGCCCAGAAGAATGGCGTAGCTCCAAAAATGAGCGCGGACGAACTGCGTCGGCGTGTCGAGAAGACGCAGTGGAGCCCCGCGTATCCAATTTACTTCGAGTGA
- a CDS encoding DM13 domain-containing protein gives MKKRKIAIPVLVAALLIAWYAFRPERLFINRNVNEQFPQSGGAFSQTLLSGRFHSVVHPTEGTATIYQMSDGSRMLRFTNFRTSNGPNVHIYLLGADDATDSSSVRSARFIDLGPMKGNIGDQNYSFGPDVDLSQYRAVSVWCERFSVNFGTAPLMPNQARSSSSSHE, from the coding sequence TTGAAGAAGCGGAAAATCGCAATTCCTGTACTCGTCGCCGCGCTGCTCATCGCCTGGTATGCATTTCGTCCCGAGCGGCTCTTTATCAATCGCAATGTCAACGAACAATTTCCTCAAAGCGGAGGTGCATTCAGTCAGACACTTCTATCCGGAAGATTCCATAGTGTTGTGCACCCGACTGAAGGTACCGCAACGATCTACCAGATGAGCGATGGCAGCCGCATGCTCCGCTTCACAAACTTCCGAACGTCAAATGGGCCTAACGTCCACATATACCTGCTGGGGGCTGACGACGCCACGGACAGCAGCAGTGTGCGGAGTGCTCGTTTTATCGATCTTGGACCTATGAAAGGAAACATCGGTGACCAGAACTACAGCTTCGGTCCCGATGTGGACTTATCGCAATATCGTGCGGTTTCGGTTTGGTGTGAACGGTTCAGTGTCAATTTCGGAACTGCTCCATTAATGCCTAATCAGGCACGATCGTCGTCCTCCTCTCACGAGTAG
- a CDS encoding heavy metal translocating P-type ATPase, with protein MTVKASKLIRAEYPGGEIPPAHPSGMHAQHGGPAQHQEHAGHSVAMFRHKFWLSLVLTMPSLVWGQMLPRAFRYTAPHFPGAMWIPPVFGTAVFVWGGWVFMKGAIHELRIRMPGMMTLIALAISVSFVFSAAVTLGYPGMPLWEELSTLVTIMLLGHWIQMRSISQAQGAIKELAELLPDIAVRLVAEHIEEVPISRLRPGDIVLVRPGAKISADGIVRQGQSAVNEAVISGESRPVHKAVGVKVTAGTVNGSGSLHVEVTATGERTFLAGIMRLVAQAQSSRSRAQALADRAAFILTLVALGAGVLTFIVWLSLGADVAIAIDRLVTVLVIACPHALGLAIPLVIAISTTLAAHSGLLVRDRRGLEEARTIDAVVFDKTGTLTRGEFGVVNIVTTDKLGTDEALSLAAAIEHDSEHTIARGIIRSAEERKLTIPRAQSFEAIPGKGVKARVDGHELYVGGPALLQTLRITASEALARAAQEASSRAQSAIYLTERNAVLAVFAVADVVRPEASEAVRLLHQRGIEVVMMTGDVGAVADSVAAELGIDLVFAGLLPEQKSAKIEELKRSNKRVAMVGDGVNDAPALVTADVGIAIGAGTDVAVEAGDIVLVRSDPRDVPRLIDLSKASYRKMVQNLGWATGYNVVAIPLAAGVLARWGVVLSPAVGAALMSVSTVIVAINAQLLRQVRLY; from the coding sequence GTGACAGTGAAAGCCTCCAAGCTGATTCGAGCCGAATATCCAGGTGGCGAAATCCCACCTGCACACCCGTCCGGAATGCACGCCCAACACGGCGGACCTGCACAACATCAGGAACACGCCGGTCACAGCGTCGCCATGTTCAGACACAAGTTTTGGCTCTCACTCGTGCTCACGATGCCTTCGCTTGTGTGGGGACAGATGCTGCCTCGGGCATTCAGGTACACGGCTCCACATTTTCCCGGCGCGATGTGGATTCCGCCTGTGTTTGGCACAGCGGTTTTCGTCTGGGGCGGCTGGGTATTCATGAAAGGAGCAATACACGAACTCCGCATCCGGATGCCTGGAATGATGACGCTCATAGCGCTGGCCATTTCTGTCTCTTTTGTCTTCAGCGCCGCTGTGACGCTCGGCTATCCAGGAATGCCGCTATGGGAAGAGCTGTCAACGTTAGTGACCATCATGCTTCTCGGCCACTGGATACAAATGCGCTCCATTTCGCAAGCGCAGGGCGCCATCAAGGAATTGGCGGAGCTTCTGCCTGACATCGCGGTGCGGCTAGTGGCCGAGCACATCGAAGAGGTGCCAATTTCGAGATTGCGTCCGGGAGACATCGTTCTCGTTCGTCCGGGCGCAAAGATTTCCGCAGACGGGATTGTGCGCCAAGGCCAGAGCGCCGTAAATGAAGCAGTGATCAGTGGCGAGTCCCGCCCTGTCCATAAAGCAGTAGGAGTTAAGGTTACAGCTGGTACGGTGAATGGCTCGGGCTCTCTGCATGTCGAAGTCACCGCAACAGGTGAGCGCACATTCCTTGCTGGCATCATGAGGTTGGTTGCACAAGCTCAGTCATCGCGCTCCCGAGCACAGGCATTGGCAGATCGCGCCGCGTTCATTCTTACACTTGTCGCGTTGGGTGCTGGGGTCTTGACTTTTATCGTATGGCTCTCACTCGGCGCAGATGTTGCAATTGCGATCGACCGACTTGTAACAGTGCTTGTTATTGCCTGCCCTCACGCGCTCGGATTGGCCATCCCTTTGGTCATAGCTATCTCGACCACGCTTGCAGCTCACAGTGGTCTCTTGGTTCGTGATCGCCGTGGTCTCGAAGAGGCGCGGACCATCGATGCCGTAGTTTTCGACAAAACCGGCACACTGACTAGAGGCGAGTTTGGTGTCGTGAACATAGTAACTACGGACAAGCTTGGCACTGACGAGGCGCTTAGCCTTGCTGCTGCCATCGAACACGACTCGGAGCACACGATCGCAAGAGGCATCATCAGAAGTGCAGAAGAGCGCAAGCTGACCATTCCAAGAGCACAATCTTTTGAAGCCATTCCTGGAAAAGGCGTGAAAGCACGCGTGGATGGGCACGAACTTTATGTTGGCGGTCCGGCACTGCTACAGACGTTGAGGATAACGGCCTCTGAAGCTTTAGCTCGAGCAGCGCAAGAGGCGAGCAGTCGTGCACAGTCGGCGATTTACCTTACCGAGCGCAACGCCGTGCTGGCCGTCTTCGCCGTCGCTGATGTCGTTCGACCTGAAGCGAGCGAAGCAGTAAGACTTCTGCATCAGCGCGGCATCGAAGTTGTCATGATGACAGGCGATGTGGGAGCCGTAGCCGATTCCGTCGCCGCTGAGCTTGGTATTGATCTCGTTTTTGCGGGGTTGTTGCCAGAACAGAAGTCAGCCAAAATCGAGGAGTTGAAGCGCTCGAATAAGCGCGTGGCGATGGTCGGTGACGGCGTGAACGACGCACCGGCACTGGTCACCGCTGACGTGGGAATTGCAATAGGAGCGGGTACCGACGTCGCCGTTGAAGCGGGCGACATCGTACTTGTGCGTAGCGATCCTCGCGACGTGCCGCGACTTATCGATCTGTCAAAGGCCAGCTATCGAAAGATGGTCCAGAACCTGGGATGGGCGACCGGATACAACGTTGTCGCGATTCCGCTCGCTGCCGGCGTTTTGGCGCGCTGGGGCGTGGTGCTTTCGCCCGCAGTTGGTGCTGCATTGATGTCCGTGAGCACGGTTATTGTTGCTATTAACGCACAATTGCTACGGCAAGTGCGGTTGTACTGA
- the poxB gene encoding ubiquinone-dependent pyruvate dehydrogenase, with protein sequence MGKRVADVLVDVLADAGVRRIYGVSGDSLNGVIDAIRKRKDIQWVHVRHEETAAFAAGAEAHLTGTLAVCAGSAGPGNLHLINGLYDCHRSRVPVLAIAAHIPSAELGSGYFQETHPEHLFAQCSHYCELISQPEQMPRVLEIAMQSAVSRRGVAVVALPGDIALRDAVEQTPRLRFSEPKPIVCPPNEEIAILADLLNQSQKITILGGAGCAGAHDELIELAGKLQAPIVHAMRGKEFIEYDNPFDVGMTGLLGFSSGYQAMMNCDVLLMIGTDFPYRQFFPEKATVVQIDLRGEQIGRRSKVDFAFVGDTKSTLRALLPKLEQNQDERHLKESLEHYQKARKGLDDLATADSNKKPIHPQYVARVLDRLAADDAVFTCDVGTPTIWAARYLTMNGKRRILGSFTHGSMANALPQAIGAQVSYPSRQVISMSGDGGFAMLMGDLLTLRQHELPVKIVVFRNNSLAFVELEMKAAGILDFGTDLYNPDFTKIAEGAGLVAFKAETPDEVEPAIEKALKYDGPAFVEVLVSRQELSIPPTISLEQAKGFSLFMLRAVLNGRGNEIVDLARVNLLR encoded by the coding sequence ATGGGTAAAAGAGTAGCTGATGTTCTGGTAGATGTTCTCGCCGACGCAGGAGTTCGGAGGATCTACGGCGTTTCGGGCGACTCTCTCAACGGTGTCATCGACGCAATCCGCAAACGAAAAGACATTCAGTGGGTTCATGTGAGACATGAAGAAACTGCAGCCTTTGCTGCCGGAGCTGAGGCGCATCTCACCGGGACACTCGCAGTCTGCGCCGGGAGCGCCGGCCCTGGCAATCTCCACTTGATCAACGGTCTCTACGATTGCCACCGCAGCCGCGTTCCTGTGCTCGCGATCGCAGCACACATTCCTAGTGCCGAGTTGGGAAGTGGATACTTCCAGGAGACGCATCCGGAGCATCTGTTTGCACAATGCAGTCACTACTGCGAACTCATTTCTCAGCCCGAGCAAATGCCTCGCGTGCTCGAGATTGCAATGCAGTCAGCTGTTTCACGACGTGGCGTTGCAGTGGTTGCGCTGCCCGGTGACATAGCCTTGCGAGATGCTGTCGAGCAAACGCCACGGCTGCGTTTTTCCGAGCCCAAACCTATAGTCTGCCCGCCGAATGAAGAAATCGCCATTCTCGCGGATCTTCTGAATCAATCACAAAAGATAACTATCCTCGGCGGCGCAGGTTGCGCGGGCGCTCACGACGAGTTGATTGAACTCGCGGGCAAGCTACAGGCTCCTATTGTCCACGCAATGCGCGGCAAGGAGTTTATCGAATACGACAACCCATTCGATGTGGGCATGACCGGTCTGCTCGGGTTTTCGTCCGGTTATCAGGCAATGATGAACTGCGATGTTTTGCTGATGATCGGAACTGACTTCCCTTATCGCCAGTTCTTTCCCGAAAAGGCAACTGTAGTGCAGATCGATCTTCGCGGCGAGCAGATTGGACGCCGTAGCAAAGTCGATTTCGCTTTTGTAGGAGACACAAAGAGCACACTTCGCGCTCTATTGCCAAAGTTGGAGCAAAACCAGGACGAGCGACATCTGAAGGAATCGCTTGAGCACTATCAAAAAGCCCGCAAGGGACTGGATGACCTGGCGACGGCCGACTCGAACAAGAAGCCCATCCATCCTCAATATGTCGCACGCGTTCTCGATCGTCTTGCGGCCGATGATGCGGTCTTCACTTGTGACGTAGGAACTCCGACCATTTGGGCGGCGCGGTATCTCACCATGAATGGCAAGCGCCGGATCCTGGGTTCGTTCACACATGGATCGATGGCCAATGCACTGCCTCAGGCCATCGGCGCTCAGGTGAGCTATCCCAGTCGGCAGGTGATCTCGATGTCCGGCGATGGTGGCTTTGCCATGCTGATGGGCGATCTCCTCACACTAAGGCAGCATGAATTACCGGTAAAAATTGTCGTTTTCAGGAACAATTCCCTCGCGTTTGTTGAGTTGGAAATGAAAGCGGCCGGCATTCTCGATTTTGGAACAGACCTCTACAATCCTGACTTTACAAAGATTGCAGAGGGAGCTGGACTAGTCGCCTTTAAGGCGGAAACACCGGATGAGGTAGAACCCGCGATCGAGAAGGCTCTCAAGTATGACGGCCCCGCGTTCGTTGAGGTACTGGTGTCGCGTCAGGAGCTCTCGATACCGCCGACAATCTCGTTGGAACAGGCCAAGGGTTTCAGCCTGTTCATGCTCAGAGCGGTTCTCAACGGACGCGGTAACGAGATTGTTGATCTCGCTCGGGTCAATCTTCTTCGCTAG
- a CDS encoding DUF417 family protein, with protein MAHSTTMTYSAAKNVAGTEQIGSTITSIGHQLIRYGLALVIGWIGFMKFTGYEASGIQPLVAHSPFLSWTYRISTVRQFSDGLGVVEVAIAILIALRPWSRKACVIGSALAVLMFLTTLSFLFSTPGWEPSLGGFPALSAMPGQFLLKDVISLGAAVWSLGEALTS; from the coding sequence ATGGCGCATTCAACAACGATGACCTATTCAGCAGCAAAGAATGTTGCTGGGACAGAGCAAATCGGTTCAACGATCACTTCAATTGGTCATCAATTAATTCGTTACGGGTTGGCGCTCGTCATCGGCTGGATTGGATTTATGAAGTTCACGGGGTACGAGGCGAGCGGCATTCAGCCGTTAGTAGCACACAGTCCATTCCTGAGCTGGACGTACCGAATATCAACGGTGCGACAGTTTTCTGATGGACTAGGAGTTGTCGAAGTCGCTATCGCGATCTTGATTGCGCTCCGACCTTGGTCGCGCAAGGCATGCGTTATTGGCAGCGCTCTGGCAGTGCTGATGTTCCTAACTACCCTTTCGTTCCTGTTTTCAACGCCAGGGTGGGAACCGAGTCTCGGTGGCTTTCCAGCACTTTCCGCAATGCCCGGACAGTTCTTGCTAAAGGATGTCATTTCACTCGGCGCCGCTGTTTGGTCCCTGGGTGAAGCCCTGACCTCGTGA
- a CDS encoding sigma-70 family RNA polymerase sigma factor: MDANQIATQSATDIDLVHSAKQGEVAAFEELMKRHMKRVFAIAYHMTRSREDAEDITQETFLKACCHLKDFHEKAQFTTWVTRIAVNTALTKVRQSSLVQIGSKGEPFWEPTGTAEEVVDWSASPEGIYSRSQLRERLRSALEGLPLIYSTVFVLRDVYGFSIMETATALQLSVPTIKTRLLRARLQLRESLSGSFYSHVDRRRARTIEPGRSCSALHSVKSRKTLQKTVLT; encoded by the coding sequence ATGGATGCGAACCAAATCGCGACACAATCGGCTACGGACATCGATCTCGTGCATTCCGCCAAACAGGGGGAAGTTGCAGCATTTGAAGAATTGATGAAACGCCACATGAAACGGGTTTTCGCGATCGCGTATCACATGACTCGTTCGCGTGAGGATGCGGAAGACATAACTCAGGAGACGTTCCTCAAAGCGTGCTGCCATCTCAAAGACTTTCACGAGAAGGCGCAGTTCACTACCTGGGTGACACGAATTGCGGTAAACACCGCCTTGACCAAGGTTCGTCAGTCGAGCTTGGTCCAGATCGGCTCGAAGGGAGAGCCATTCTGGGAGCCCACCGGGACAGCCGAAGAAGTTGTGGATTGGAGCGCAAGCCCGGAAGGGATCTACAGTCGCTCGCAACTCCGTGAGCGCCTGAGAAGCGCCTTGGAAGGATTGCCGCTAATTTACAGTACGGTTTTCGTTTTACGAGATGTGTACGGGTTTTCTATTATGGAAACCGCGACTGCGTTGCAATTGAGCGTTCCCACGATCAAAACTCGGTTGCTGCGCGCGCGTTTGCAGCTTCGCGAAAGCTTGAGCGGGAGTTTTTATTCCCACGTGGATAGACGCCGAGCACGTACGATCGAACCTGGTCGTTCGTGTTCGGCGCTTCATTCGGTAAAGAGCCGAAAAACGCTACAAAAGACAGTGCTCACATAA
- a CDS encoding AAA family ATPase: protein MKSQTIVLDPNRRNGETTVFADALRRNIVGQEQAVEELANIYQTFLAGLNPPGRPIGNLLFLGPTGSGKTRVVETMAQALFGDPRACIKIDCAEFQHSHEIAKLIGSPPGYLGHRETHPVLTQQAIDQWHTEKLKLSILLFDEIEKASDALWQLLLGILDKGTLTLGDNRRVDLSQCIIIMTSNLGAAEMSNLANGRFGFSPKAELLNDDFDEKIDRTAVEAARRKFTPEFMNRIDKVVVFKTLRAAHLQRILDLELEMVQKRILASSGSKKFLFGCSESVRNFLLEEGTDAKYGARHLKRAIEKNLVSPLASLLATSQLQFGDFVRIDLDPEGRVIFIKEADAAVSRFRDFSQDARGLQGSAAMASASSATFVGLR from the coding sequence CTGGATCCTAACCGTCGCAACGGTGAGACGACTGTGTTCGCGGATGCTCTGCGAAGAAATATTGTTGGCCAGGAACAGGCTGTCGAAGAGCTGGCAAATATCTATCAAACGTTTTTGGCGGGCCTCAATCCGCCGGGACGTCCGATAGGTAATCTGCTGTTCCTTGGGCCGACCGGTTCGGGAAAGACGCGAGTGGTGGAGACGATGGCGCAGGCACTATTTGGCGATCCTCGTGCCTGCATCAAGATCGACTGTGCGGAGTTTCAGCATTCCCACGAAATCGCCAAGCTGATTGGCTCTCCTCCGGGATACTTGGGGCATCGTGAGACTCATCCGGTATTGACGCAGCAGGCTATTGATCAGTGGCATACCGAGAAGCTGAAGCTTTCCATCCTGCTGTTTGACGAGATTGAAAAGGCTTCCGATGCGTTGTGGCAGCTACTGCTTGGCATTTTGGACAAGGGCACACTCACTCTGGGCGATAACCGTCGCGTAGATCTTTCGCAGTGCATCATTATTATGACGTCCAACCTCGGGGCGGCCGAGATGTCGAACCTGGCAAACGGCCGCTTCGGATTTTCGCCGAAAGCAGAACTCCTTAATGATGACTTTGACGAGAAGATCGATCGTACGGCGGTGGAAGCGGCACGGCGCAAGTTCACACCGGAGTTCATGAATCGCATTGATAAGGTTGTGGTTTTCAAGACATTGCGTGCGGCTCACTTGCAGCGGATCCTAGATCTCGAGTTGGAGATGGTGCAGAAGCGCATTCTCGCATCGTCGGGCTCGAAGAAATTTCTCTTTGGTTGTTCAGAAAGCGTCAGGAACTTTCTGTTGGAAGAAGGCACGGACGCAAAGTATGGGGCTCGTCATCTGAAACGAGCGATAGAGAAGAATCTTGTGTCTCCACTGGCGAGCCTGCTGGCAACTTCCCAGTTGCAGTTTGGCGACTTCGTCCGCATCGATCTCGACCCCGAAGGCCGGGTGATTTTCATTAAGGAGGCCGACGCAGCAGTAAGCCGATTCCGGGACTTCAGTCAGGATGCGAGAGGGTTGCAGGGCAGCGCAGCAATGGCAAGCGCCTCCTCAGCAACTTTCGTTGGCCTACGGTAG